The window GGTGAGCGCGTTCCATGCTCCAATGGTTTAAAAATGTCCGAGACGCGGTCTTCACGGTTTTGCAGGGCCTGTGGATCACGATGCGTTATTGGATCATCACTTATGACAAAAAACGCCGCACATTTACCGAACATTTTGAGTATCCCGAGCTTCCCGTACCGGTCACTTCGCGTTATCGCGGCTTCCACCGTTATGATCTGACGACCTGCATTGCCTGCGACCAATGCGCCAAAGCCTGCCCCGTGGATTGCATTTATATTGGTAAAGAACGGGTGACGAACGGCAAGGGCTTTCGGATCACCGGCTTTACCATCGATTACTCTAAATGCATGTTTTGCGCCCTTTGTGTCGAGCCTTGCCCCGTGGATTGCATTTTTATGGGCTCGGTGCATGATCTCAGTTGTTACAGCCGCGATGGATGCATTGTTGATTTCTCCAAGATGCCGGTGGAAATTGCTTGGGGACGGACCACGCTTAATCCCACGGCCGTGGCCATGTCCAAGGTTATCACCCAACCGGTTCATGGCGGTCCCAACCAATAACCGCTTCTTTTTTCAAACGGCAAATTTTGAAAGAAGACGTTAAAAAAGCAACTAAAGAAATTACAACCCCATGGAATGAATGGCATCTCAGAGAGGGCATTTTTTATATGAGTGAACAAACAGAATCCGATATCCAGCATAAGCTTTTCACCCTAGAGCAGGCGAACGCCATGCTGCCGCTGGTGCGGGCTATTGTCCAGGATTTGTCCGTGCTTTCCCAGGATGTGATTGATCGCCGGGAACGCCTGGCCGGTTTAAAAGCCAAGCGTGCTAAACCACGTGACGATCTGTATCAGCAAGAAGTCCAGCAAATTGAACAAGAGTTACAACAAGACACCTTGCGACTCCGCGAGTTTGTCGAAGAACTTCAGGATCTAGGCGTCGAACCAAAAAACGGTCCCGAAGGGATCGTGGATTTTCGCTGCCTCTTGGATGGCCGGGTGGTTTATCTTTGTTGGAAATTAGGCGAAAACCGCATTACCCATTGGCATGAGCTAGAGGCGGGTTTTGCCGGTCGCCAAACTCTGCCGGTCGAGTTTTTATCAGGAAACAC of the Pirellulales bacterium genome contains:
- a CDS encoding DUF2203 domain-containing protein; amino-acid sequence: MSEQTESDIQHKLFTLEQANAMLPLVRAIVQDLSVLSQDVIDRRERLAGLKAKRAKPRDDLYQQEVQQIEQELQQDTLRLREFVEELQDLGVEPKNGPEGIVDFRCLLDGRVVYLCWKLGENRITHWHELEAGFAGRQTLPVEFLSGNTALSSES
- a CDS encoding 4Fe-4S binding protein yields the protein MLQWFKNVRDAVFTVLQGLWITMRYWIITYDKKRRTFTEHFEYPELPVPVTSRYRGFHRYDLTTCIACDQCAKACPVDCIYIGKERVTNGKGFRITGFTIDYSKCMFCALCVEPCPVDCIFMGSVHDLSCYSRDGCIVDFSKMPVEIAWGRTTLNPTAVAMSKVITQPVHGGPNQ